From a region of the Candidatus Methylomirabilis limnetica genome:
- a CDS encoding DUF1858 domain-containing protein encodes MRITAEMKIDNVVRQYPETVQIFNRYGVACLGCSAAEYDNIATSAQVHGVNLDQLLRELNETVTIRN; translated from the coding sequence ATGAGGATCACCGCAGAGATGAAGATTGACAATGTGGTGCGGCAATACCCGGAGACCGTCCAGATCTTTAACCGCTATGGCGTCGCCTGCCTGGGGTGCTCTGCGGCTGAGTACGACAATATCGCTACCAGTGCCCAGGTCCACGGGGTCAACCTTGACCAGCTCCTGCGGGAGTTGAACGAGACCGTAACCATCCGAAACTGA